From Rhinopithecus roxellana isolate Shanxi Qingling chromosome 17, ASM756505v1, whole genome shotgun sequence, one genomic window encodes:
- the ITGB1BP1 gene encoding integrin beta-1-binding protein 1, giving the protein MFRKGKKRHSSSSSQSSEISTKSKSVDSSLGGLSRSSTVASLDTDSTKSSGQSNNNSDTCAEFRIKYVGAIEKLKLSEGKGLEGPLDLINYIDVAQQDGKLPFVPPEEEFIMGVSKYGIKVSTSDQYDVLHRHALYLIIRMVCYDDGLGAGKSLLALKTTDASNEEYSLWVYQCNSLEQAQAICKVLSTAFDSVLTSEKP; this is encoded by the exons ATGTTTCGCAAAGGCAAAAAACGACACAGTAGTAGCAGTTCCCAAAGTAGCGAAATCAGTACTAAGAGCAAG tctgTAGATTCTAGCCTTGGGGGTCTGTCACGGTCCAGCACGGTGGCCAGCCTCGACACAGATTCCACCAAAAGCTCAG gACAAAGCAACAATAATTCAGATACCTGCGCAGAATTTCGAATAAAATATGTTGGTGCCATTGAGAAACTGAAACTCTCTGAGGGAAAAGGCCTTGAAGGGCCATTAGACCTGATAAATTATATAGACGTTGcccag caAGACGGAAAGTTGCCTTTTGTTCCTCCAGAGGAAGAATTTATTATGGGAGTTTCCAAGTATGGCATAAAAGTATCAACATCAGATCAATAT GATGTTTTGCACAGGCATGCTCTCTACTTAATAATCCGGATGGTGTGTTACGATGATGGTCTCGGGGCGGGAAAAAGCTTACTGGCTCTGAAGACCACAGATGCAAGCAATGAAGAATACAGCCTGTGGGTTTATCAGTGCAACAGCCTG GAACAAGCACAAGCCATTTGCAAGGTTTTATCCACTGCTTTTGACTCTGTATTAACATCTGAGAAACCTTGA